From Halotia branconii CENA392, the proteins below share one genomic window:
- a CDS encoding YceD family protein yields MDAIYIPQLTRASERTEEVQVKEFLPGLETLTPVRGHVRVQHHGNYLEVSGQAEAIITCTCNRCLQQYNQRLGVDTQEIIWLDETANQVEDLPLEREVAVEDLIETLPPDGYFYPSEWLYEQMCLAIPQRQLCDRNCPGIISNSGNGSNQPVDNRWASLEALKKQLPG; encoded by the coding sequence ATGGACGCAATTTATATTCCGCAGCTAACTAGAGCATCGGAGCGAACAGAGGAAGTTCAGGTTAAAGAGTTTCTGCCTGGTCTAGAGACGTTGACACCAGTTCGCGGTCATGTTCGTGTGCAGCATCATGGCAACTACCTGGAAGTTTCCGGTCAAGCAGAGGCAATTATTACTTGTACCTGCAACCGCTGTTTGCAGCAGTATAACCAGCGTTTGGGGGTTGATACCCAAGAAATCATCTGGTTAGACGAAACTGCTAATCAAGTGGAAGACTTGCCCTTAGAGAGGGAAGTGGCTGTAGAAGACTTGATAGAAACTCTACCGCCTGATGGTTATTTTTATCCCAGTGAATGGCTGTATGAGCAAATGTGTCTAGCAATACCCCAGCGCCAGCTGTGCGATCGCAATTGCCCTGGTATCATTAGCAATAGTGGTAATGGTTCAAATCAGCCAGTTGATAACCGCTGGGCTTCTTTAGAAGCTTTGAAAAAGCAACTTCCGGGATAG
- the yidC gene encoding membrane protein insertase YidC: MDFGIGFLSNNVMLPIIDFFYGIVPSYGLAIVALTLIIRFALYPLSAGSIRSMRRMRVVQPLMQKRMAEIKERYKDEPQKQQEEMVNVQKEFGNPLAGCLPLLLQMPVLLALFATLRGSPFAGVNYSVNLQVLPSEQIERIQPQAFATSPQNIYVADGEHARITAILPSGNKLAVGETTKIQYQTLEGKPFQVLLAEHPENKLIPQWKVIKGEDRVKIDAEGNIEALQPGDVTIQGTIPGLAADKGFLFIDALGRVGAIDPDGAIHWDIVSMIVFFGISLYVSQLLSGQNSSGGNPQQETVNKITPVIFSGMFLFFPLPAGVLMYMVIGNIFQTIQTYILSREPLSEELQKIVATQEKEKEAAAAEQKTLPFEPKSSKKKTTG, from the coding sequence ATGGATTTTGGTATCGGGTTTCTCTCAAACAACGTAATGCTGCCAATCATAGATTTTTTCTATGGTATTGTGCCTAGCTATGGATTGGCGATCGTTGCCTTGACATTGATAATCCGCTTTGCGCTCTATCCCCTGAGTGCTGGCTCAATTCGCAGTATGCGGCGGATGCGAGTTGTGCAACCTTTAATGCAGAAGCGGATGGCAGAAATCAAAGAGCGTTATAAAGACGAACCGCAAAAGCAGCAGGAGGAAATGGTCAATGTTCAAAAAGAATTTGGCAACCCCCTAGCAGGATGTTTACCACTGCTATTACAAATGCCAGTCTTGCTAGCATTATTTGCGACTTTGCGGGGTTCACCTTTTGCTGGAGTGAACTACTCTGTTAACCTGCAAGTTCTTCCATCTGAACAAATCGAACGAATCCAACCCCAAGCTTTTGCTACTTCTCCCCAAAACATCTATGTTGCTGATGGAGAACATGCTCGAATTACAGCGATTCTCCCTAGTGGTAACAAATTAGCAGTGGGAGAAACAACCAAAATACAATATCAAACTCTTGAGGGTAAACCATTTCAGGTTTTATTAGCTGAACACCCAGAAAACAAGCTAATTCCTCAATGGAAAGTCATCAAAGGGGAAGATAGGGTCAAAATCGATGCTGAGGGCAACATAGAAGCTCTACAACCAGGAGATGTCACAATTCAAGGCACAATTCCTGGATTGGCAGCAGATAAAGGATTTCTCTTCATTGATGCCTTAGGTAGAGTTGGTGCTATAGATCCCGACGGTGCAATTCATTGGGATATTGTCTCTATGATTGTCTTTTTTGGGATTAGCCTTTATGTTAGTCAACTACTTTCTGGGCAAAATTCCAGTGGTGGTAACCCGCAGCAGGAGACAGTAAACAAAATTACCCCAGTTATATTTTCGGGGATGTTTTTGTTCTTCCCTCTACCAGCCGGGGTGTTGATGTATATGGTAATTGGGAATATTTTCCAAACAATACAAACTTATATCCTCTCGCGTGAACCACTATCAGAGGAACTACAAAAAATTGTAGCCACTCAAGAGAAAGAAAAAGAAGCAGCAGCGGCAGAACAAAAGACATTACCTTTTGAGCCAAAAAGTTCTAAGAAAAAGACTACAGGTTGA
- the rnpA gene encoding ribonuclease P protein component gives MALPKANRLKSRKDFQAVFREGIRRHSSYFTLRALRPSQTIESSLSTAVLPTDPHQLASTQIGITISTKVSKRAVIRNRIKRQIAAAFQQLLPKLSPGWRLVVVVKPTAAESKCVSQQFLQELEQLLAQTEVFNGHS, from the coding sequence GTGGCTTTGCCCAAAGCGAATCGACTAAAATCCCGTAAGGATTTCCAGGCAGTTTTCCGCGAAGGGATTCGGCGACATAGTTCTTATTTCACGTTGAGAGCCTTACGCCCGTCACAGACAATAGAGTCTTCTTTGAGTACTGCTGTTCTACCAACTGATCCACACCAGCTAGCCAGTACCCAAATTGGCATTACAATTAGCACAAAAGTTAGCAAAAGAGCAGTAATTCGCAATCGAATCAAACGCCAAATTGCAGCTGCTTTTCAACAATTGTTGCCGAAATTGTCACCGGGCTGGCGGTTAGTAGTGGTTGTAAAACCAACAGCAGCAGAATCTAAGTGCGTAAGCCAACAATTTCTGCAAGAATTAGAACAGTTGTTGGCACAAACTGAGGTATTCAATGGGCATTCGTGA
- the rpmH gene encoding 50S ribosomal protein L34 — protein MQRTLGGTCRKRKRTSGFRARMRTPDGRNVIRARRKRGRYRLSV, from the coding sequence ATGCAGAGAACCCTGGGCGGCACTTGCCGTAAAAGAAAAAGAACTTCTGGTTTTCGTGCCAGAATGCGGACACCAGACGGAAGAAACGTGATTAGGGCTAGAAGAAAAAGAGGACGTTATCGTCTAAGCGTTTAG
- a CDS encoding PH domain-containing protein, whose amino-acid sequence MGIREEIYYEGGPHVGDLILNLLIGLTVVGLPLAVGAIVRALWLRYRITDRRVTVTGGWRGRDRTDVIYSEIVKIVKVPRGIGLWGDMVLTLRNGSRLEMRAVPNFRETYDYINERVIAKNPLYTGAAK is encoded by the coding sequence ATGGGCATTCGTGAAGAAATTTATTATGAAGGCGGCCCCCATGTTGGGGATTTAATTCTCAACTTGTTAATTGGGCTAACCGTCGTAGGCTTGCCATTAGCGGTTGGAGCAATTGTCAGGGCATTGTGGTTACGTTACCGTATTACCGATCGCCGAGTTACCGTGACGGGAGGTTGGAGAGGACGCGATCGCACTGACGTAATTTATTCAGAAATAGTTAAAATTGTCAAAGTACCTCGTGGTATTGGTCTTTGGGGCGATATGGTGCTAACCCTCAGAAACGGTAGTCGTCTAGAAATGCGGGCTGTTCCCAACTTCCGTGAGACTTATGACTACATCAATGAGAGAGTTATAGCGAAAAATCCTCTATACACTGGTGCAGCCAAATAG
- a CDS encoding protein jag produces the protein MLDSPMQRGQQWLKTLLQLTGVPAEIQGNLATALLQESDASEPDNYWLTIDETNLTPKEIQVLIGPNGSVLDAMQYLANSVLNLNQPQEGQASYTIELNGYRVKRQAEIKAMAEAAADEVRSTGQEVEIKSLSSAERRQVHTFLKDLGDLETFSRGKEPHRHLVVRPADLGEVGS, from the coding sequence ATGCTCGACAGTCCCATGCAAAGAGGGCAGCAGTGGTTAAAAACCCTGCTGCAACTAACAGGAGTACCTGCTGAAATTCAGGGTAATTTAGCAACTGCCTTACTTCAAGAAAGTGATGCTTCAGAACCAGATAATTACTGGTTAACGATTGATGAAACCAACCTGACACCAAAAGAAATTCAAGTTCTGATTGGCCCTAATGGTTCTGTACTGGATGCAATGCAGTATCTAGCTAATTCAGTTCTTAATCTGAATCAACCGCAAGAGGGGCAAGCCTCTTATACCATTGAGTTAAATGGCTACCGTGTCAAAAGACAAGCGGAAATTAAGGCAATGGCAGAAGCCGCAGCCGATGAAGTACGTTCTACTGGTCAAGAAGTAGAAATTAAATCCCTTAGTTCAGCTGAGCGTCGTCAAGTCCACACCTTCTTAAAGGATTTAGGAGATTTGGAAACCTTCAGCCGAGGTAAAGAGCCACATCGTCATTTGGTTGTTCGTCCGGCTGATTTGGGAGAAGTTGGAAGTTAG